A window of the Helianthus annuus cultivar XRQ/B chromosome 4, HanXRQr2.0-SUNRISE, whole genome shotgun sequence genome harbors these coding sequences:
- the LOC110936568 gene encoding plasmodesmata-located protein 3 isoform X1, which translates to MASPENHHLLHLLLPLLLIHYLSSTTTTAAASDLTTLIYKGCANQNFQDPIATQNLKSLYTTLVSQSTTATYYKTTAGTTDQSTTTSITGLYQCRGDLSTTDCNTCVQKLPDTIQSVCHKDTIAARAQLVGCYMRYEVVGFQQAPPTELLYKKCSSGRVDGSGFDERLEAALSLVPKGVSNGKGYYAGAYQGVYVLGQCEGDLGGGECVNCVKSAVEIGRSECRSSVSGHVFLQQCYVSYTYYPDGVPGTGDTGGSGGVGGVETGVTEIQGDSGGGRNNTQKVVAIVFGGLAALGLVVAFLLVLKSAFKKKKEHYSYGGYS; encoded by the exons ATGGCCTCACCGGAAAACCACCATCTCCTCCACCTTCTCCTTCCCCTCCTCCTCATCCATTATctctcctccaccaccaccaccgccgccgcttCCGATCTCACAACCTTAATCTACAAAGGCTGCGCAAACCAAAACTTCCAAGACCCAATCGCCACCCAAAACCTCAAATCCCTTTACACCACCCTCGTTTCCCAATCCACCACCGCCACTTACTACAAAACCACCGCCGGAACAACCGACCAATCCACCACCACCTCCATCACCGGTCTCTACCAGTGCCGCGGCGACCTCTCCACCACCGACTGCAACACCTGCGTCCAAAAACTCCCCGACACCATTCAAAGCGTCTGCCACAAAGACACCATTGCGGCTCGAGCACAGCTTGTCGGGTGCTACATGCGGTACGAGGTTGTCGGGTTCCAGCAGGCGCCGCCGACGGAATTGTTGTATAAAAAGTgtagttcgggtcgggttgatGGGTCCGGGTTTGATGAGAGGTTAGAGGCGGCGTTGTCGTTGGTACCGAAAGGGGTTTCGAATGGGAAGGGGTATTATGCTGGTGCGTATCAGGGGGTTTACGTGTTGGGACAGTGTGAAGGTGATTTGGGTGGTGGTGAGTGTGTGAACTGTGTGAAAAGTGCGGTGGAGATTGGGAGGAGTGAGTGCCGGAGTTCTGTTTCCGGTCATGTTTTTCTTCAGCAGTGTTATGTTAGTTACACTTATTATCCCGATGGAGTTCCCGGCACCG GAGACACCGGCGGCAGCGGTGGCGTTGGTGGTGTGGAAACAGGGGTGACGGAGATACAGGGCGACAGTGGTGGTGGCAGAAACAACACGCAGAAAGTGGTGGCGATTGTTTTCGGTGGGCTAGCGGCTCTGGGGCTGGTGGTTGCTTTCTTGTTGGTTCTCAAATCAGCtttcaaaaagaaaaaagaacACTATTCCTATGGtg GTTACTCATGA
- the LOC110936568 gene encoding plasmodesmata-located protein 3 isoform X2, producing MASPENHHLLHLLLPLLLIHYLSSTTTTAAASDLTTLIYKGCANQNFQDPIATQNLKSLYTTLVSQSTTATYYKTTAGTTDQSTTTSITGLYQCRGDLSTTDCNTCVQKLPDTIQSVCHKDTIAARAQLVGCYMRYEVVGFQQAPPTELLYKKCSSGRVDGSGFDERLEAALSLVPKGVSNGKGYYAGAYQGVYVLGQCEGDLGGGECVNCVKSAVEIGRSECRSSVSGHVFLQQCYVSYTYYPDGVPGTGDTGGSGGVGGVETGVTEIQGDSGGGRNNTQKVVAIVFGGLAALGLVVAFLLVLKSAFKKKKEHYSYGYS from the exons ATGGCCTCACCGGAAAACCACCATCTCCTCCACCTTCTCCTTCCCCTCCTCCTCATCCATTATctctcctccaccaccaccaccgccgccgcttCCGATCTCACAACCTTAATCTACAAAGGCTGCGCAAACCAAAACTTCCAAGACCCAATCGCCACCCAAAACCTCAAATCCCTTTACACCACCCTCGTTTCCCAATCCACCACCGCCACTTACTACAAAACCACCGCCGGAACAACCGACCAATCCACCACCACCTCCATCACCGGTCTCTACCAGTGCCGCGGCGACCTCTCCACCACCGACTGCAACACCTGCGTCCAAAAACTCCCCGACACCATTCAAAGCGTCTGCCACAAAGACACCATTGCGGCTCGAGCACAGCTTGTCGGGTGCTACATGCGGTACGAGGTTGTCGGGTTCCAGCAGGCGCCGCCGACGGAATTGTTGTATAAAAAGTgtagttcgggtcgggttgatGGGTCCGGGTTTGATGAGAGGTTAGAGGCGGCGTTGTCGTTGGTACCGAAAGGGGTTTCGAATGGGAAGGGGTATTATGCTGGTGCGTATCAGGGGGTTTACGTGTTGGGACAGTGTGAAGGTGATTTGGGTGGTGGTGAGTGTGTGAACTGTGTGAAAAGTGCGGTGGAGATTGGGAGGAGTGAGTGCCGGAGTTCTGTTTCCGGTCATGTTTTTCTTCAGCAGTGTTATGTTAGTTACACTTATTATCCCGATGGAGTTCCCGGCACCG GAGACACCGGCGGCAGCGGTGGCGTTGGTGGTGTGGAAACAGGGGTGACGGAGATACAGGGCGACAGTGGTGGTGGCAGAAACAACACGCAGAAAGTGGTGGCGATTGTTTTCGGTGGGCTAGCGGCTCTGGGGCTGGTGGTTGCTTTCTTGTTGGTTCTCAAATCAGCtttcaaaaagaaaaaagaacACTATTCCTATG GTTACTCATGA
- the LOC110934714 gene encoding uncharacterized protein LOC110934714, whose protein sequence is MSSTSDATSVTTLDSSNHLYLHPSDHPGMNLVSKSFDGTRFGAWKRAMTIALSAKNKLSFVNGVSTRPNDPFLVPQWQRCNDMVISWILNTLSRGISDSVLYTETAYKLWNELNDRYGQVNGAKLYQLQKSICEISQGSNDTATYFTKIKAIWDELSALNSLPNWSCGVSHVFAKRDEDQRLVQFLTGLNASYDSIQSNILMMKPLPSISAAYAILIQDEKQREIHSTNIFAPESSSMNVTAQTSQFRTENKKVVVCSHYKKYGHTSNKCYRLVGFPKDFKFTKNKRFSANSASHVTELKEQESNGLTSDQIGELLQLLQKSYIEKAGQEDAFNTSKISHANFVGPLSEEATGSW, encoded by the exons ATGTCAAGTACAAGCGACGCAACAAGTGTTACTACTctcgattcatcaaatcatcTATATCTTCATCCGTCGGATCATCCTGGAATGAATTTAGTTTCAAAATCTTTTGATGGAACACGATTTGGTGCATGGAAACGTGCGATGACAATTGCTCTGTCAGCAAAGAACAAGTTATCTTTTGTCAATGGAGTTTCAACCAGACCTAATGATCCTTTTCTTGTTCCTCAGTGGCAGAGATGTAATGACATGGTAATCTCCTGGATTCTCAATACTCTGTCTAGAGGCATATCTGATAGTGTTCTTTACACTGAAACTGCATACAAATTGTGGAATGAATTGAATGATAGATATGGACAAGTGAATGGTGCTAAATTGTACCAGTTACAAAAGAGTATTTGTGAAATTTCACAAGGTAGTAATGATACAGCTACTTACTTTACCAAAATCAAAGCTATTTGGGATGAATTAAGTGCTTTGAATTCTCTTCCTAATTGGTCATGTGGAGTTTCTCATGTTTTTGCCAAAAGAGATGAGGATCAACGATTAGTGCAGTTTCTTACGGGATTGAATGCAAGTTATGATAGCATTCAAAGCAACATTCTCATGATGAAACCTCTTCCTTCAATAAGTGCAGCTTATGCAATTCTTATTCAGGATGAGAAACAAAGAGAAATACATTCTACTAATATTTTTGCTCCTGAATCTTCATCAATGAATGTTACTGCTCAAACTTCTCAATTTAGAACTGAAAACAAGAAAGTTGTTGTTTGTTCTCACTACAAAAAGTATGGTCATACTTCTAATAAATGTTACAGACTTGTTGGTTTTCCAAAAGacttcaaattcacaaagaaCAAAAGATTCTCTGCAAATAGTGCTTCTCATGTGACTGAACTAAAGGAACAAGAATCCAATGGTTTGACTTCTGATCAAATAGGTGAATTGCTGCAATTGTTACAAAAATCGTACATTGAAAAGGCTGGACAAGAAGATGCCTTCAATACTTCTAAAATCAGTCATGCCAACTTTGTAG GCCCCCTCAGTGAAGAAGCCACTGGATCTTGGTGA